TAGTCGTAGTCCATTCGCAGCGAAGCAGCCGTTCCATGCGGGCCTGATCGTAGAGGTTGAAATTATTGATAATGATGTTACCGGCGATGATGTGTGTTGGTAGTGGTGGGACGGGCGAAACGGCTGGAGTGGGCGTTACAAGCTTCACCGGTGCCTTAGGTGGAGGGAATGGTGACGCGAGGTGCGTTACCATTCCTTCTGGCATGGACAGCTCCTCGGGACTAACCGACAGCCGGATGGTTGCGCCACTGCAACCGACGTCTGTTCCGGGCTGGGAAATGACCATGACCACATCATGATGGTGTGGTGCACCGGTACGATCCGGAAGTGGAGGTAACGTGGTAACCGTGCTGGCGAGACTGGCCAAACTGCTGTGGTTGGTGAAGGTGGCCGTGGCTGATGCCACCATCGCTGCCGGATCATCCGCTTCACACTGGACGGTAGAGGAACATGTCGGGCGGGCCAGGCTGGTCGGATTCACCTGGGCGAGATCTTTCGGTTCGGTATCCCCTACGCTAGCAGCAACGCCATCGGCACCGGTTTGCGCACCATCCAGCTCGTATGACTCGCCTCCGAGGGCGGCCAGATTCGGCACAACCGGTTTGTGGCAGGTGAGCAACTGCTTGAACGCGTGCCTAAAGTGCGTGTTCTTCCATGCATAGATGATCGGGTTCATCATCGAGTTGGCCATGGCGAGCGAGAACGCGGCTTTGTAGAGCGTCGGCGAGCTGTTCTCGACGAAGGCGAAGATCTGGGTCAATATGACCACAAAGTACGGTATCCAGCAGAATGTAAAGCAACCCATGATCAGCAACACCACCTGGCGAACGAACAGTAGTTAAGGTAGTTGAGATCCCGACTCCAGCAGCACTGAGTCCATGCCTACCTGCACCGATTTCCAATCAGATGACCGCTCCAGGGCGCCCCCGTGTGCCCGTAGTTGTTTGGCATGCTTGGACGCCTCCCGCCAGATGCGCCAGTACACGACAAACAGACACAGCCACACGACGGAGAAGATGGGCGTTATGACGCCGGCCACGTACCACGGGTGCAGCAACT
This region of Anopheles coustani chromosome X, idAnoCousDA_361_x.2, whole genome shotgun sequence genomic DNA includes:
- the LOC131269540 gene encoding histamine H2 receptor-like, which gives rise to MASAVMAASASNLVVYADRVNEIHKDLVIWIAIDGILMVCIFSGNILTIIAVWYYRRLQWLISNLFVLSLAISDIFVGLTLPYHLAFYMGVDLGRHKHLCLLRFFVLIIACSVSIWNLIAIAVDRYIAICYPLHYTRLMTKRTALTILGFGWSLAISIATIPLIWNKWDTAQECEFDELLHPWYVAGVITPIFSVVWLCLFVVYWRIWREASKHAKQLRAHGGALERSSDWKSVQVVLLIMGCFTFCWIPYFVVILTQIFAFVENSSPTLYKAAFSLAMANSMMNPIIYAWKNTHFRHAFKQLLTCHKPVVPNLAALGGESYELDGAQTGADGVCEADDPAAMVASATATFTNHSSLASLASTVTTLPPLPDRTGAPHHHDVVMVISQPGTDVGCSGATIRLSVSPEELSMPEGMVTHLASPFPPPKAPVKLVTPTPAVSPVPPLPTHIIAGNIIINNFNLYDQARMERLLRCEWTTTNAAGCESSNEKSTANSAGEPSTSQPNEPQQQTADVIATQEQTKL